CTGCGCCTTCATCTGCAGGAACTCCAGGAAGTGTCGGAGCTTGGCCACGTCGGCCACCACGAAGCCGTCGGGGTGGACCGCGATGAGCTTGGCCTTGAGCAGCTTGAGGAGCGCCTCGTCGGCCTGCTCCGGCCGCACCCCCACCCGCGCCGCCAGCTCCCTGGGCGGCACCTCGATCTTCTGGCCGGCCGGCGTGCGCAGGCCGCGCTCCGCCGACATGGCCAGCCAGTGCACCACCCGCGAGGCGGCGTCGGTGAGCAGCAGGTTCTCGATCTGCTCGTTGGCCTCGGCCAGCCGGTCGGAGAGCTTCTTGATGAGCCGCACCGCGATCTCGGCGCTGGAGCGGACCATGGTCTCGAACGTCTTGGCGTCGATGACCAGCACCTTGGAGTCCTCGGCGCAGGTGGCGGTGGCGGAGCGGGGCCGGTTGTTGAGGATGGCCATCTCGCCCAGGAACTCGCCCGGCCCCAGGGTCGAGAGGATCTTCTCCACCTCCCCCACCCGCTTGGAGATGGTCACCTTGCCCTGGTGCACCACGAACATCTCCTGGCCGCGCTCGCCCTCGTGGAACAGCACCGCGCCACGCGGGAACTCCCTGCCGAAGCGCTGGAACATGGGGTCGTCGGCCATTGGTTTCCGGCCCCGTCCTTATCCGAGGGGCCCGCGGCGTGTCAACGAAAGGTCCAGACGCTTCGGGGCGTTGCGCGGTGCGTCGCTCACTTGGACTTCATCTCGAAGACCCCGTCCCACTCCGGCCCGGGGGGCGCGCGGCGCATGGCCTCGCAGCGGGCCACGTAGACCCGGGCGCAGGCGTCGCCGCCCCGCAGGCGGTCCGCCTCGCTGAAATGGGCGCTGGCCTCGTCCCAGCGCTGCGCCTGCCAGGCCGACAGCCCCCAGGCGAAGGCCTCCAGGAAGGGGGCCAGCGCCGCCGGCGCCGGGGCCAGGCAGAGGATCTCGTGGATCCGCACCGGGGCCCGCTTGCCCTTGACCCGCACCAGGTCGAGCGGCCGCCCCACCACCTCGCCCTGCACCTGCGCCCAGGTGTCGGGCCCCACCAGGATGCGGGTGCCGTACTCCTTGTTGGCCCCCTCCAGGCGCGAGGCCAGGTTCACCGCGTCGCCGAGGATGGTGTAGTTGTAGAAGCGGTCCTGGCTGCCGACGAACCCCACCGACATGGGGCCGGTGTTGAGGCCGATGCCGATGTCGATGTCCGGCACGCCCTGGGCCCGCCAGCCGGCCCGCAGCCGCTCCAGCTCCTCCAGCATGGCCAGGGCGGCCCGACAGGCCCGCAGGGCGTGGTCCGGCTGGGCCCGCGGCGCCCCCCAGAACGCCATGATGGCGTCGCCCATGTACTTGTCGAGGGTGCCCTGGTGGCCCGAGACGATGATGTCGGTCATGGGGGTCAGGTACTGGTTCAGCACCCCCAGCAGCACGTGCGGGTCCAGCTGCTCCGAGATGCTGGTGAACCCGCGGATGTCGGCGAAGAGCGCGGTCAGCTCCCGCTTCTCGCCGCCCAGCTTGAGGGACCCCTCGCTCTTGAGCACCTCGTCCACGATGGCCGGCGCCAGGAAGCG
This DNA window, taken from Anaeromyxobacter sp., encodes the following:
- a CDS encoding Crp/Fnr family transcriptional regulator; the protein is MADDPMFQRFGREFPRGAVLFHEGERGQEMFVVHQGKVTISKRVGEVEKILSTLGPGEFLGEMAILNNRPRSATATCAEDSKVLVIDAKTFETMVRSSAEIAVRLIKKLSDRLAEANEQIENLLLTDAASRVVHWLAMSAERGLRTPAGQKIEVPPRELAARVGVRPEQADEALLKLLKAKLIAVHPDGFVVADVAKLRHFLEFLQMKAQFGDVA